The following are from one region of the Candidatus Trichorickettsia mobilis genome:
- the terL gene encoding phage terminase large subunit — protein MQYSESLLQAILRQDFCSFINKVFNSVNPGTEYKSNWHIELIAEYLEAVHHRQIKRLIINLPPRGLKSLCISVAWPAWVLGHDPSKRIMAASYSQVLSIKHSMDCRLVMSSDWYKQIFPQATLSKKHNQKSKFLTDANGFRFATSVGGSATGEGGDFLIIDDPHNPLQVNSLKLRHRVIEWFEQTFITRLNDKNNGAIILVMQRLHSEDLSGHLLSNSDHWEHLKIPVKASENIKFYINNKEYEFLAGEVLHQERDQTEHLLKLEQEIGLQAFAAQYLQEPIPQKYSLLALEDIHFYETIPDRFDYFIQSWDTAIKVSENADYSVCTVYGVIENIYYLVSMLRAKLTYPDLKKNIEQLAGKYQPKFILVEDRASGQQIIQDFKFNGFKNIIAIKPKLDKVTRFASVVPMFQASKILIPKKSSFNSVLLQELLNFPNSKNDDIIDSISQCLNFSKEARYSMTVRIRDL, from the coding sequence GTGCAATATTCAGAGAGTCTGTTACAAGCGATATTGCGTCAGGATTTTTGTAGCTTTATTAACAAGGTTTTTAATAGCGTTAATCCAGGTACGGAATATAAATCAAACTGGCATATTGAGTTGATAGCAGAGTATCTGGAAGCAGTACATCATCGGCAGATTAAAAGATTAATCATTAATCTGCCGCCAAGAGGTTTAAAATCATTATGCATCAGCGTTGCATGGCCGGCTTGGGTGCTCGGCCATGACCCTTCAAAACGAATTATGGCGGCTAGCTATTCCCAAGTATTGAGTATCAAGCATTCCATGGATTGTCGGTTGGTAATGTCTTCTGATTGGTATAAGCAAATTTTTCCACAAGCTACCTTAAGTAAGAAGCATAATCAGAAAAGTAAATTTCTGACTGATGCTAATGGCTTTAGATTTGCCACTTCGGTTGGTGGCTCCGCGACCGGTGAGGGAGGGGATTTTTTAATTATCGATGATCCTCATAATCCATTGCAAGTTAATTCATTGAAGCTGCGTCATCGAGTAATTGAGTGGTTTGAACAAACTTTTATTACTAGACTTAATGACAAAAATAATGGTGCAATTATCCTGGTAATGCAAAGATTACATAGTGAAGATTTATCCGGGCATTTATTGAGTAATAGTGATCATTGGGAGCATTTAAAAATTCCGGTTAAGGCTAGCGAGAATATTAAATTTTACATTAATAATAAAGAATATGAATTTTTAGCAGGAGAAGTATTACACCAGGAACGAGATCAAACGGAACATTTATTGAAGCTTGAGCAGGAAATTGGCTTACAAGCCTTTGCAGCGCAATATTTGCAAGAGCCAATCCCACAGAAATACTCATTACTGGCATTAGAGGATATTCATTTCTATGAGACTATCCCTGATCGTTTTGATTATTTTATTCAAAGTTGGGATACGGCAATCAAAGTCTCGGAAAATGCAGATTATAGTGTTTGTACAGTTTATGGGGTAATTGAGAATATATATTATTTAGTATCAATGTTACGAGCTAAATTAACATATCCAGATTTAAAAAAAAATATTGAGCAATTAGCAGGAAAATATCAACCAAAATTTATTTTGGTTGAAGATAGAGCCAGTGGTCAACAGATTATTCAGGATTTTAAATTTAATGGTTTCAAGAACATTATCGCCATCAAGCCAAAGTTGGATAAAGTTACTAGATTTGCTTCGGTGGTACCTATGTTTCAGGCTAGTAAAATATTAATCCCTAAAAAATCAAGTTTTAATAGCGTTTTATTACAGGAATTATTAAATTTTCCTAACTCTAAAAATGATGATATTATTGATTCAATTAGCCAGTGTCTTAACTTTAGTAAAGAAGCGCGTTACTCAATGACGGTGAGGATCAGAGATTTATAG
- a CDS encoding phage portal protein, translated as MIQSYLKKFFKPKVHKSHNLIDLAYNYEGFADRAIGVEAYHKNVIVYRCVNLIAQSAGHVPLVVNKDHRNTRASKDHPVYRLLHRPNPEKAGADFFSEVIASKLLYGNAYILSAAPNDSPPYEIYLLPAAAIEVVTNQNVAVSYKYNTSTHTKTYIIDQISRRSKILHLKNYHPTNKYYGLSCLSAASAHIELHQHATSWNNSLLKNGARPSGALIMKDGSGYLTDEQFARLQEQLYEKFTNSRNAGKPLLLEGGLDWREISISPKDMDFIELKNSAAREIALAFGVPPQLLGISGDNTYSNMQEARLALWEETLIPLLDKLADALGNWFSHWYQDEIIIDFDRDSISALTEKRENLWAKIASADFMTINEKRSFFGLESIEGGDQLLMRELLRD; from the coding sequence ATGATTCAAAGTTACTTAAAAAAATTTTTTAAACCTAAAGTCCATAAGTCACATAATCTGATAGATTTGGCATATAATTATGAAGGATTTGCTGATCGAGCAATTGGCGTTGAGGCTTATCATAAAAATGTTATAGTTTACCGTTGTGTTAATTTAATTGCTCAGTCAGCTGGACATGTGCCTTTAGTAGTTAATAAAGATCATCGCAACACAAGAGCTAGTAAAGATCATCCGGTTTATCGACTGCTACATCGACCGAACCCTGAAAAAGCCGGAGCGGATTTTTTTAGTGAGGTCATTGCCAGTAAGTTATTATATGGTAATGCTTATATTTTATCGGCAGCGCCTAATGATTCGCCACCATATGAAATATATTTGTTGCCTGCTGCTGCTATTGAGGTTGTCACGAACCAGAATGTAGCAGTTAGTTATAAATATAACACCAGTACTCATACAAAAACCTATATTATTGATCAAATAAGTCGAAGAAGTAAAATATTACATTTAAAGAATTATCATCCTACTAATAAATATTATGGTCTATCATGCTTATCGGCAGCAAGTGCGCATATAGAATTACATCAGCATGCCACTAGCTGGAATAATTCATTATTGAAAAATGGTGCCAGACCGAGTGGTGCTTTGATCATGAAAGATGGATCAGGATATCTAACCGATGAACAGTTTGCTCGCTTGCAGGAGCAGCTATACGAAAAATTTACTAATAGTCGTAATGCAGGTAAACCTTTGTTATTGGAAGGAGGGCTTGATTGGCGAGAAATTAGTATTAGTCCAAAAGATATGGATTTTATTGAATTAAAAAATTCGGCAGCTAGAGAAATCGCTTTGGCTTTTGGTGTTCCTCCGCAATTGCTTGGTATCAGTGGTGATAATACTTATAGTAATATGCAAGAAGCACGTTTGGCGTTATGGGAAGAAACTTTAATTCCACTGCTGGATAAATTAGCTGATGCTTTAGGCAATTGGTTTTCACATTGGTATCAGGATGAAATCATTATTGATTTTGATCGGGATAGTATTTCGGCATTAACCGAGAAACGTGAAAATTTATGGGCAAAAATTGCTAGCGCGGATTTTATGACGATTAATGAAAAAAGAAGTTTTTTTGGGCTTGAGAGTATTGAAGGCGGCGATCAATTGTTAATGCGGGAATTATTACGGGATTAA